A window of the Macaca nemestrina isolate mMacNem1 chromosome X, mMacNem.hap1, whole genome shotgun sequence genome harbors these coding sequences:
- the LOC105477835 gene encoding melanoma-associated antigen 3-like, which produces MPLEQRSQHYKPEEGLEARGEALGLVGAQAPATEEQETASSSSTVVEVPPGEVLAAESPGPPQSPQGASTLPTTNNYTLWSQSDEDSSSQEEEGPSTFPDLESGFQAALSRKVAELVHFLLLKYRAREPVTKAEMLESVMRNCQYFFPVIFSKASDSLQLVFGIELMEVDPVGHLYIFVTCLGLSYDGLLGDNQIMPKTGLLIIVLAIIAKEGDCAPEEKIWEELSVLEVFEGREHSIFADPRKLLTQDFVQENYLEYRQVPGGDPACYEFLWGPRALLETSYVKVLYHMLKISGGPHFSYPPLHEWALREGEE; this is translated from the coding sequence ATGCCTCTTGAGCAGAGGAGTCAACACTACAAGCCTGAAGAAGGCCTTGAGGCCCGAGGAGAGGCCCTGGGCTTAGTGGGTGCACAGGCTCCTGCTACTGAGGAGCAGGAGactgcctcctcctcttctacTGTAGTGGAAGTCCCCCCGGGGGAGGTGCTTGCTGCTGAGTCACCGGGTCCTCCCCAGAGTCCTCAGGGAGCCTCCACCCTCCCCACTACCAACAACTACACACTCTGGAGCCAATCTGATGAGGACTCCAGCAGCCAAGAAGAGGAGGGGCCAAGCACCTTTCCTGACCTGGAGTCCGGCTTCCAGGCAGCACTCAGTAGGAAGGTGGCTGAGTTGGTTCATTTTCTGCTCCTCAAGTATCGAGCCAGGGAGCCAGTCACAAAGGCGGAAATGCTGGAGAGTGTCATGAGAAATTGCCAGTACTTCTTTCCTGTGATCTTCAGCAAAGCATCTGATTCCTTGCAGCTGGTCTTTGGCATCGAACTGATGGAAGTGGACCCAGTCGGCCACTTGTACATCTTtgtcacctgcctgggcctctcctACGATGGCCTCCTGGGCGACAATCAGATCATGCCCAAGACAGGCCTCCTGATAATCGTCCTGGCCATAATCGCAAAAGAGGGCGACTGCGCCCCTGAGGAGAAAATCTGGGAGGAGCTGAGTGTGTTGGAGGTGTTTGAGGGGAGGGAGCACAGTATCTTTGCGGATCCCAGGAAGCTGCTCACCCAAGATTTCGTGCAGGAAAACTACCTGGAGTACCGGCAGGTGCCTGGCGGTGATCCTGCATGCTACGAGTTCCTGTGGGGTCCAAGGGCCCTCCTTGAAACCAGCTATGTGAAAGTCCTGTACCATATGCTAAAGATCAGTGGAGGACCTCACTTTTCCTACCCACCCCTGCATGAATGGGCTTTGAGAGAGGGGGAAGAGTGA